A genomic window from Haladaptatus caseinilyticus includes:
- a CDS encoding M14 family metallopeptidase has translation MYVTEGSTDGPTLLVTGGVHGDEQSGYLSAGRIKDWDIDAGKLVVIPKACKPAIDAGSRQFSDGDLNRHFPHGSNEESALASAIWDVAVQENIDFLWDLHSSYGIYESGDGGVGQALFATDAGDAGVHSKAIRDYLNQEVLDDSLDSKYDFREHTHDNDGARDMLKHKVGASLDTPAIIFEATEKLSLDRQVKYTTAAVERFMYRFGLLETRLATEKTGGIRYDGDATAIDASVDSNGKRSGLTFGFTNDAGHELTITGLTIDPSNAAIDELSDHSYDEGRWTSELHIAADVQDGLTDVNGGLTLPGSIDLDADGHSDSADCNAIMSPGSSATVSLYQFESGGTPVDMVGESVDVTVDYRLPSGRAGSTSFTLSPPGLGYEGDAVAIDASVDTNGKRSGVQFGVTNDTAHELTITDLTIDPSNDAIDELSDHSYDEGLWTSELHIAADVQDGLTDVNHGLTLPGSIDLDADGHSDSADCNAIMSPGSSATVSLYQFESGGTAVDMSGETVTITIDYTLGDGSRGTRTLPLTL, from the coding sequence GTGTACGTCACCGAGGGATCCACCGATGGGCCGACGCTACTGGTAACCGGAGGCGTTCACGGCGACGAACAAAGTGGATACCTCTCAGCCGGACGGATAAAGGACTGGGACATCGATGCTGGGAAACTCGTCGTCATTCCGAAAGCGTGCAAGCCAGCCATCGACGCAGGAAGCCGACAGTTTTCGGACGGGGATCTAAACCGACATTTCCCGCACGGAAGTAACGAAGAATCCGCCCTTGCAAGTGCTATCTGGGACGTTGCGGTACAGGAAAACATCGACTTTCTCTGGGACCTGCACAGTTCGTACGGGATTTACGAATCCGGCGACGGTGGTGTCGGGCAGGCTTTGTTCGCCACCGATGCGGGTGATGCGGGCGTCCACTCGAAAGCCATTCGCGACTATCTGAACCAAGAAGTTCTCGACGACTCGCTCGATAGCAAGTACGATTTCAGGGAGCATACCCACGACAACGATGGCGCACGCGACATGCTGAAACACAAGGTCGGTGCATCACTCGACACGCCTGCCATCATCTTCGAAGCGACGGAGAAACTGTCCCTCGACCGGCAGGTGAAATACACGACTGCCGCTGTCGAACGTTTCATGTACCGATTTGGACTCCTCGAAACGCGACTCGCGACCGAAAAAACGGGTGGCATACGCTACGACGGGGATGCGACGGCTATCGATGCCTCAGTGGACAGCAACGGGAAACGGTCGGGTCTGACCTTCGGTTTCACCAACGATGCTGGCCACGAGTTGACGATAACCGGTCTCACCATCGACCCGTCGAACGCCGCCATCGACGAACTGTCCGATCACTCCTATGACGAGGGTCGGTGGACCAGCGAACTCCACATCGCCGCCGACGTGCAAGACGGTCTCACCGATGTCAACGGCGGTCTCACACTCCCGGGAAGCATCGACCTCGACGCCGACGGCCACAGCGACAGCGCCGATTGTAACGCCATCATGTCCCCCGGTTCGTCGGCCACCGTCTCGCTGTACCAGTTCGAGTCCGGCGGCACACCCGTCGATATGGTCGGCGAAAGCGTCGATGTGACCGTCGATTACCGATTACCGAGCGGACGAGCTGGCTCGACATCGTTCACCCTCTCGCCACCGGGACTCGGATACGAAGGCGATGCAGTGGCCATCGATGCCTCGGTCGATACCAATGGAAAACGGTCGGGCGTCCAGTTCGGTGTGACGAACGATACCGCCCACGAGTTGACGATAACCGACCTCACCATCGACCCGTCGAACGACGCCATCGACGAACTATCCGACCATTCGTACGACGAGGGACTGTGGACCAGCGAACTCCACATCGCTGCCGACGTGCAAGACGGTCTCACCGACGTAAATCACGGCCTTACCCTTCCGGGGAGCATCGACCTCGACGCCGACGGCCACAGCGATAGTGCTGATTGCAACGCCATCATGTCTCCCGGTTCGTCGGCCACCGTCTCACTGTATCAATTCGAGTCCGGCGGCACGGCCGTCGATATGAGTGGCGAAACGGTAACGATCACCATCGACTATACGCTCGGTGATGGCAGTCGCGGCACTCGAACGCTTCCGCTTACCCTCTAA
- a CDS encoding DHH family phosphoesterase, with protein MSAGIPISSMSSYAILGCGSVGYAVAEELVEQGKEVLIVDRDTDRVEALRDQDLNAQAGDIRDESVAEVVGGRDVVLILSSDVAANKEAVSNLQARGGERFIVVRASDPVSADELTEMGADIVINPSTVIANSALRSLESGELEYNARQLSTVIEGTPDKLAILTHDNPDPDSIASAAALQSIAESLGVEADILYHGEIGHQENRAFVNLLGIELLQRDEVDIDEYDTFALVDHMRASEPELDHPVDILIDHYEPEGEYEAEFSDVRPNVSSTSTIMTKYVQEFDINLSEEVATALLYGIRAETLDFKRDTTPADLTAAAYLYPFANHDTLEQVESPSMSPETLDVLAEAITSRDVQGSHLVTNAGFIRDRDALTQAAQHLLNLEGITTTAVFGIADDTIYLAARSKDIRMNIGNVLQDAFEDIGEAAGHSTQASAEIPLGIFTGIESNENNRDTLLSLTEEAVKKKLFDAMGVDGETNGN; from the coding sequence ATGAGCGCCGGGATACCTATTTCTTCGATGTCTTCGTACGCCATTCTCGGCTGTGGAAGCGTCGGCTACGCCGTCGCCGAGGAACTCGTAGAACAGGGTAAGGAAGTCCTTATCGTAGACCGGGATACCGATCGGGTCGAGGCGCTTCGCGACCAAGACCTGAACGCGCAGGCAGGGGATATCAGGGACGAATCGGTTGCGGAAGTCGTTGGCGGGCGAGACGTCGTCCTCATCCTCTCTTCGGACGTTGCCGCGAACAAGGAAGCAGTATCGAACCTCCAAGCCCGTGGTGGCGAGCGATTCATCGTCGTTCGGGCGAGCGACCCCGTTTCGGCGGACGAGCTCACCGAGATGGGCGCGGACATCGTTATCAATCCATCCACGGTCATCGCGAATTCCGCGCTCCGGTCGCTCGAATCGGGCGAGTTAGAATACAATGCGAGACAGCTTTCGACGGTTATCGAGGGCACTCCCGATAAACTCGCAATCCTCACACACGACAACCCCGACCCGGACTCCATCGCCAGCGCCGCCGCCTTGCAGTCGATTGCCGAAAGCCTCGGTGTCGAGGCCGATATCCTCTATCACGGTGAAATCGGTCATCAGGAGAACCGAGCGTTCGTCAATCTCCTCGGTATCGAACTGCTGCAGCGAGACGAGGTCGATATCGACGAGTACGATACCTTCGCGCTCGTCGACCACATGCGTGCGAGCGAACCCGAACTCGATCATCCGGTCGATATCCTCATCGACCACTACGAACCCGAGGGTGAGTACGAGGCCGAGTTCTCGGACGTTCGTCCGAATGTCAGCTCCACATCGACCATCATGACGAAGTACGTTCAGGAGTTCGACATCAACCTGAGCGAGGAAGTTGCCACGGCACTCCTGTACGGAATCCGTGCGGAGACGCTGGATTTCAAACGCGATACCACGCCTGCCGACCTCACTGCGGCGGCCTATCTTTACCCGTTCGCCAATCATGATACGCTCGAACAGGTCGAATCGCCGTCGATGTCGCCCGAAACGCTCGACGTATTGGCCGAAGCCATCACCAGTCGGGACGTTCAGGGGAGCCATCTCGTCACCAACGCGGGATTCATTCGTGACCGGGACGCGCTGACACAGGCCGCCCAGCATCTACTCAACCTGGAAGGCATCACGACGACTGCTGTCTTCGGAATCGCGGACGATACGATCTACCTCGCCGCTCGTTCGAAAGACATTCGCATGAACATCGGCAACGTTCTGCAGGATGCCTTCGAGGATATCGGCGAAGCGGCAGGCCATTCCACCCAAGCGAGTGCGGAAATTCCACTCGGCATCTTCACGGGTATCGAATCGAACGAAAACAACCGGGATACCCTGCTGTCGCTCACCGAGGAAGCTGTGAAAAAGAAGCTGTTCGACGCGATGGGCGTCGATGGCGAGACGAACGGGAATTAA
- a CDS encoding PRC-barrel domain-containing protein: MDGNPEEITTLVGREVYSNNGVFVGEVDDVRLNLDETAVTGLALGGINDELFGNQIEPGRGVVVPYRWVRAVGDVILVNDVVERMKGTEEEEEAAV; the protein is encoded by the coding sequence ATGGACGGTAACCCTGAAGAAATCACGACGCTTGTCGGACGGGAGGTGTACTCCAACAACGGTGTATTTGTCGGAGAGGTAGACGATGTACGCCTCAATCTGGACGAAACGGCCGTGACGGGTCTCGCACTTGGCGGCATCAACGACGAACTGTTCGGCAACCAAATCGAACCGGGACGGGGGGTCGTCGTCCCTTATCGCTGGGTACGCGCGGTCGGCGACGTCATCCTCGTCAACGACGTTGTCGAGCGGATGAAAGGTACTGAAGAGGAAGAAGAAGCGGCCGTTTAA
- a CDS encoding pyridoxal phosphate-dependent aminotransferase encodes MFPDIEYLDWLSDRPETTVHDLGSSDLRRTMPKPDGVVPPELADLPAPPEDLDLETIIAEEYDVETENVLVTAGATHANFIAVAATINGVAGGTKTDDENDENEPRVLVEKPGYEPLVQTPKGLGAVVDRFRRPAENDYALDPDRIESATTDDTECIVITNRHNPSGSRATRNTIADASRVAADHDAHLLVDEVYAPFCDSNEPSVFGGPTAVDLPNTIITNSLTKFHGFGSVRVGWLVADAEFVSRAKSVMYHVPAISGPAMALARRALYNDDHLAKQSRERIIENRELLAEFVSGRDDLTGTASPGCTYGFFQHESADGNEVSEAAWEEGVLVVPGRFFDDRSRFRLSLGLDSETVREGLDVFGSVLDEL; translated from the coding sequence GTGTTCCCTGATATCGAATATCTCGACTGGCTTTCTGATCGCCCCGAGACGACGGTGCACGATCTCGGGTCGAGCGACCTTCGCCGAACGATGCCTAAACCGGACGGTGTTGTCCCGCCGGAACTCGCCGACCTTCCGGCACCGCCGGAAGATCTCGACCTCGAAACGATCATCGCCGAGGAATACGATGTCGAAACGGAGAACGTCCTCGTCACTGCGGGGGCAACACACGCGAATTTCATCGCAGTCGCCGCTACGATAAATGGTGTAGCCGGTGGGACGAAAACGGACGACGAGAACGATGAGAACGAGCCACGCGTCCTCGTCGAAAAGCCGGGCTACGAGCCCCTCGTCCAAACACCGAAGGGGCTGGGGGCCGTCGTCGACCGATTTCGACGACCGGCCGAAAACGACTACGCGCTCGATCCCGACCGAATCGAATCCGCGACGACCGATGATACGGAATGTATCGTCATCACGAACCGTCACAACCCCAGCGGAAGTCGTGCAACGAGAAACACAATCGCCGACGCCAGCCGAGTCGCCGCTGACCACGATGCACACCTTCTCGTCGACGAGGTGTACGCTCCGTTCTGTGATAGCAACGAGCCCTCAGTTTTCGGCGGGCCGACGGCGGTAGATCTTCCGAACACGATCATTACGAACTCGCTGACGAAGTTCCACGGGTTCGGGTCGGTTCGAGTCGGGTGGCTCGTCGCGGATGCCGAGTTCGTATCCCGTGCCAAATCCGTCATGTACCACGTGCCAGCTATTTCGGGGCCTGCGATGGCATTGGCCCGCCGAGCACTCTACAACGATGACCACCTCGCAAAGCAGTCACGCGAACGAATCATCGAAAATCGCGAACTGCTCGCGGAGTTCGTCTCGGGGCGGGACGATCTCACGGGTACCGCCTCACCGGGGTGTACCTACGGCTTCTTCCAGCACGAGTCGGCGGACGGTAACGAAGTATCCGAGGCCGCATGGGAGGAGGGCGTGCTCGTCGTTCCGGGGCGGTTTTTCGATGACAGGAGCCGGTTCCGCTTGAGTCTAGGTCTCGACTCCGAGACGGTTCGGGAGGGGTTGGACGTGTTCGGGTCCGTTCTGGATGAGTTGTAG
- a CDS encoding DUF7503 family protein, with translation MTESNDTLTAYLAENPRMAGVLFTICLLLTQTGNATAACCGTIG, from the coding sequence ATGACGGAAAGTAATGACACGTTAACGGCGTACCTCGCGGAGAATCCACGAATGGCTGGCGTCCTGTTCACCATCTGTCTGCTACTCACACAAACCGGAAACGCGACGGCAGCGTGCTGCGGAACGATCGGATAA
- a CDS encoding DUF7504 family protein — MSIQDDDATSPFMCGVEAPITFQYDWTSEDSLTALIIQQMAEEAKVGSAEVPESLYQCIDPDALEDIFQPLQDGTPRTSGCVTFHLAGHYVTADSDGTVEIESELGRLKRSGGNLLLTGDVPTDVFEQLSAQFLGGVARDRTHLFALYGRDIDVARTRLSRANANLDHAHLLTYEAAVRSAAQAQTSDSPSQLSTSPVYGSLDDFEAEIRTEIFELQRRQMGFEPGELRFCFDSLQILSSEEDDRTVTDFLQTVTETVEEVSGMGQYILPQAYESSSVQAVESLFDVTIELKIGKDGPEQRWHLHDTNYTTTWFSI; from the coding sequence ATGAGTATTCAAGACGACGATGCCACCTCCCCGTTCATGTGTGGTGTGGAGGCACCCATAACGTTCCAATACGATTGGACGAGCGAGGATAGCTTAACTGCACTCATCATTCAACAAATGGCGGAGGAAGCCAAAGTCGGGTCTGCCGAGGTCCCCGAGTCGTTGTATCAATGTATTGACCCGGACGCGCTAGAGGATATATTCCAACCGCTTCAAGATGGAACGCCTCGCACGAGTGGGTGTGTCACCTTCCATCTCGCTGGTCACTACGTCACTGCAGACAGCGATGGCACCGTCGAGATCGAATCGGAACTCGGACGATTGAAACGATCCGGCGGAAATTTACTCCTCACTGGTGACGTGCCAACGGACGTTTTCGAGCAGTTGAGCGCACAGTTTTTGGGAGGTGTAGCTCGCGACCGAACCCACCTGTTCGCCCTCTACGGACGCGACATCGACGTTGCTCGGACGAGACTCTCACGGGCGAATGCGAACCTCGACCACGCACATCTCCTGACGTACGAAGCTGCGGTGCGGTCGGCCGCACAAGCACAGACCAGTGACAGCCCGAGTCAGCTATCGACATCGCCCGTGTATGGGTCTCTCGACGACTTCGAAGCGGAGATTCGAACGGAAATATTCGAACTGCAGCGCCGACAAATGGGATTCGAACCGGGAGAACTTCGTTTTTGTTTCGACTCACTACAAATACTCTCCAGCGAGGAAGATGACCGGACCGTAACCGATTTCTTGCAAACGGTCACCGAGACAGTGGAGGAAGTCTCCGGAATGGGTCAGTACATCCTCCCGCAAGCATACGAATCGTCCTCGGTTCAAGCGGTCGAATCACTGTTCGACGTGACTATCGAGCTGAAAATTGGCAAAGACGGGCCGGAACAGCGGTGGCATCTACACGATACGAACTACACCACGACGTGGTTCTCGATCTAA
- a CDS encoding DUF7344 domain-containing protein, whose product MSDTPNDREQVLIELLKFLETVDPDVLISTSEMVYTLLKKEQRRHLILYLTEQETATPLSRVAMEVTSRCNATPFTEVTPSEQERTRIRLEQEHLPRLADYGILSWKYGDEMVDPLPATLPSEEE is encoded by the coding sequence ATGAGCGATACACCGAACGACCGGGAGCAGGTTCTCATAGAGTTGCTGAAATTCTTGGAAACCGTTGATCCCGATGTTCTCATTTCCACTTCCGAGATGGTGTATACGCTACTGAAAAAAGAACAACGACGGCATCTCATCCTCTATCTTACGGAACAGGAAACCGCGACACCGCTTTCACGGGTCGCAATGGAGGTCACGAGCCGTTGTAACGCTACTCCCTTTACCGAGGTTACTCCTTCCGAACAGGAACGAACACGTATCCGTCTTGAACAGGAACATCTCCCACGGCTTGCTGATTACGGCATTCTCTCCTGGAAATACGGTGACGAGATGGTGGATCCACTACCGGCGACACTCCCATCGGAGGAGGAGTGA